One region of Salinirubrum litoreum genomic DNA includes:
- a CDS encoding AAA family ATPase, translated as MTNAETDAGHAGHAPLPVSEAAALTDRITENVEEVIVGQHDAIEHILIAVLARGHLLLEDVPGVGKTMLARAVSKSVDCSFKRVQFTPDLLPSDVTGVNVFNQKTREFEFQSGPVFANIVLGDEINRAPPKTQSALLEAMEENQVTVDGETRRLPNPFTVIATQNNVEPNRTYELPMAEIDRFMKKLQLGYPSEAEETDMLGRIAGEHPIESLESVASVEDVLRARKTVSEVTVEESVRSYVSRLATYTRDHATLGVSPRGAIALVRASQARAVIDGRDYVLPDDVQAEVPTVWSHRIREGSGEAGADLVRSAVETVRVE; from the coding sequence ATGACGAACGCCGAGACAGACGCCGGACACGCAGGACACGCCCCCCTCCCGGTTTCGGAGGCGGCAGCACTGACGGACAGGATCACCGAGAACGTCGAGGAGGTCATCGTCGGCCAACACGACGCCATCGAACACATTCTCATCGCGGTGCTGGCTCGCGGTCACCTCCTCTTGGAGGACGTACCGGGCGTCGGCAAGACGATGCTCGCGCGGGCGGTCTCGAAGTCGGTCGACTGCTCGTTCAAGCGCGTCCAGTTCACCCCCGATCTGCTCCCCTCCGACGTGACCGGGGTCAACGTCTTCAACCAGAAGACCCGCGAGTTCGAGTTCCAGTCCGGGCCGGTCTTCGCCAACATCGTGCTTGGCGACGAGATCAACCGCGCCCCGCCGAAGACCCAGTCCGCCCTGCTGGAAGCGATGGAGGAGAACCAGGTGACGGTCGACGGCGAGACGCGGCGACTCCCGAACCCCTTCACCGTCATCGCCACGCAGAACAACGTCGAACCGAACCGCACCTACGAACTCCCGATGGCCGAGATCGACCGCTTCATGAAGAAACTCCAACTCGGCTACCCCTCCGAAGCCGAGGAGACGGACATGCTCGGCCGGATCGCGGGCGAACACCCCATCGAGTCGCTGGAGTCGGTCGCGAGCGTCGAGGACGTGCTCCGCGCCCGGAAGACCGTCTCTGAGGTGACGGTCGAGGAGTCGGTCCGGTCGTACGTCTCGCGGCTGGCGACCTACACCCGGGACCACGCGACGCTGGGCGTCAGCCCGCGCGGTGCCATCGCGCTGGTCCGGGCCTCGCAGGCCCGCGCGGTCATCGACGGCCGCGACTACGTGCTCCCGGACGACGTACAGGCCGAGGTGCCGACGGTCTGGAGCCACCGCATCCGCGAGGGGAGCGGTGAGGCCGGTGCGGACCTCGTACGATCCGCAGTCGAGACAGTCCGAGTCGAATGA
- a CDS encoding DUF58 domain-containing protein translates to MRPTPRGIAVVGVAVGAVAMALAFGARSLNALVVPALVALLAAVVQLRWLDRPTLDRTPPADDFVGETGTATLRFETDDPVFASVTERVAVGSREDGGSQEHTVETTVGGDPITVPVSFDARGEGVVGPTTVTARDVLGLLETTFDYTGTDSFLAYPPVRPLSDTAWHELSAMRDAGETPDRDEFDSLREYDRGDALRDIHWKTSAKRDDLIVKQFVADEDDDAVVLAAGGDPADADLLAEATASLAVALSEAGVPVHLVLPETTVESGLGGDQRVRMLEALARTAGGDRPEVDADVTVDAEGGRATIRVGTTETTFERLVGTATDDVVRGIAAVGGDGRSSGGASTGSAGEPDPRPTAADGGVDR, encoded by the coding sequence ATGAGACCAACACCCCGTGGTATCGCGGTCGTCGGCGTCGCGGTCGGAGCCGTGGCGATGGCGCTCGCGTTCGGCGCACGCTCGCTGAACGCGCTCGTCGTCCCGGCGCTCGTGGCTCTCCTCGCGGCGGTCGTCCAACTCCGGTGGCTCGACCGCCCGACGCTCGACCGGACCCCACCGGCCGACGACTTCGTGGGCGAGACCGGCACCGCGACCCTGCGCTTCGAGACCGACGACCCCGTGTTCGCCAGCGTCACCGAGCGCGTCGCGGTCGGCAGTCGAGAAGACGGCGGTTCCCAGGAACACACGGTCGAGACGACGGTCGGCGGCGACCCCATCACGGTGCCGGTGTCGTTCGACGCCAGAGGCGAGGGTGTCGTCGGGCCGACCACCGTGACCGCCCGCGACGTGCTCGGACTCTTGGAGACGACGTTCGACTACACCGGGACCGACAGCTTCCTCGCCTACCCGCCGGTCAGACCGCTCTCCGACACGGCGTGGCACGAACTCTCCGCGATGCGCGACGCCGGCGAGACGCCCGACCGCGACGAGTTCGACAGTTTGCGGGAGTACGACCGGGGCGACGCACTGCGCGACATCCACTGGAAGACGAGCGCGAAGCGCGACGACCTGATCGTCAAGCAGTTCGTCGCCGACGAGGACGACGACGCGGTCGTCCTCGCCGCCGGCGGCGACCCGGCCGACGCCGACCTGCTGGCCGAGGCGACCGCCAGCCTCGCGGTCGCGCTCTCGGAGGCCGGCGTCCCGGTCCACCTCGTCCTCCCGGAGACGACCGTCGAGTCGGGACTCGGCGGCGACCAGCGGGTCCGGATGCTGGAAGCACTCGCCCGGACCGCCGGTGGCGACCGCCCCGAGGTCGACGCGGACGTGACGGTCGACGCCGAGGGCGGCCGGGCGACGATCAGGGTCGGGACGACCGAGACGACGTTCGAGCGACTGGTCGGTACCGCGACCGACGACGTGGTTCGCGGCATCGCGGCTGTCGGCGGTGACGGGCGGTCGTCCGGTGGCGCGTCGACTGGCAGTGCGGGCGAACCTGACCCGCGACCCACCGCGGCCGACGGAGGTGTCGACCGATGA
- a CDS encoding transglutaminase TgpA family protein: MSVGDIRSRLSGVGGTGETDTAGDTGDTASGIGPFRLGAFVGVGLLVLAYGNVLYYVTDIVGGSGLLLAVVAGSLLLATALGRFLRLRSAVVFTLVLFAGGFAVYLLSIPTSQLSVLTADRLFGDTIALLSGLSVLRLTEAGVWALAIAPGPTFLAWYLVVRRRYVLSAAAGGAALTFFVLTGDANPVVTLAGAIGAAGAVGFGTLHERGGTQAQFDTLATVLAAMIVVSATLSLVPGGAAQPLDPDPGAGTIEQNLVSAQDEVQIQGSIELSPQVRFSVESTEPQYWKTTSFDRYTGGGWVRTEGTSPYPGRLQSPPGASRPVRQTVTAETRLDALPSAWKPVSLSGSAVGNAQVTHQGDLRPGTALLPGETYTVESQVPQYTREQLRRSGSDYPSEIESTYTQLPSSTSERLRIRSAEVAGGYDNPYDKAVAVRDYLQENKTYSLDVQRPSGDIADRFLFEMESGYCTYYATTMVVMLRSQGVPARFVTGYTPGEQVGEDRYVVRGLDSHAWVEVYFADVGWVRFDPTPASDRQNAEATRLDQARLDGEEGVDTTETQPPNETATTPGSPDANTTGINGTNNTTLNQERLIEQLGGDGNTTAATTGPPGAESADDGPLGGLPDTRTLALGLIALVGAVAGARRTGVTTRAYRSVWLRFHGKRRDPTTDTVRAFERLEYLLARQYRPRRDGETVRAYLDALSRVGLDDRAKRVGSIYERAQYAGEVSREDADEAIDLVGQLVTERTPIIGRLRS, encoded by the coding sequence ATGAGCGTCGGCGACATCCGGTCGCGGCTGTCGGGCGTGGGCGGAACCGGAGAGACGGACACCGCAGGCGACACGGGCGACACCGCATCCGGCATCGGTCCGTTCCGACTCGGGGCGTTCGTCGGGGTCGGCCTCCTCGTCCTCGCGTACGGGAACGTCCTCTACTACGTCACCGACATCGTCGGTGGCTCCGGCCTGTTGCTCGCGGTCGTCGCCGGGTCGCTCCTGTTGGCGACCGCACTCGGGCGGTTCCTCCGCCTCCGGAGTGCGGTCGTCTTCACGCTGGTCCTCTTCGCCGGGGGGTTCGCGGTCTACCTGCTGTCGATTCCGACGAGTCAGTTGTCCGTCCTCACGGCCGACCGACTGTTCGGCGACACCATCGCCCTCCTGTCGGGGCTGTCGGTCCTGCGACTGACCGAGGCGGGCGTCTGGGCGCTCGCTATCGCACCGGGGCCGACGTTCCTCGCGTGGTATCTCGTCGTTCGCCGACGGTACGTCCTCTCGGCGGCGGCCGGCGGGGCGGCGCTGACCTTCTTCGTGCTGACGGGTGACGCGAACCCAGTCGTCACGCTGGCCGGCGCGATCGGTGCGGCCGGCGCGGTCGGCTTCGGCACGCTCCACGAACGCGGCGGGACACAGGCGCAGTTCGACACGCTGGCGACGGTGCTGGCGGCGATGATCGTCGTCTCGGCGACCCTCTCGCTCGTGCCCGGCGGGGCCGCACAGCCGCTCGACCCGGATCCGGGTGCCGGCACCATCGAGCAGAACCTCGTGTCCGCACAGGACGAGGTGCAGATTCAGGGGAGCATCGAACTCTCCCCGCAGGTTCGGTTCTCCGTCGAGAGCACCGAACCGCAGTACTGGAAGACGACCTCCTTCGACCGGTACACCGGCGGCGGCTGGGTCAGGACCGAGGGGACGAGTCCGTACCCCGGCAGACTCCAGTCGCCGCCCGGTGCCTCGCGGCCGGTCCGCCAGACCGTGACCGCCGAGACGCGACTGGACGCGCTCCCCTCGGCCTGGAAGCCGGTCTCGCTGTCCGGGTCGGCGGTCGGGAACGCGCAGGTGACCCATCAGGGCGACCTGCGACCCGGCACGGCGCTGCTGCCGGGTGAGACGTACACCGTCGAGAGTCAGGTGCCCCAGTACACCCGCGAACAGCTTCGACGCTCCGGGTCGGACTACCCGAGCGAGATCGAGTCGACGTACACGCAACTGCCGAGCAGTACCTCCGAGCGCCTGCGCATCCGGTCTGCGGAGGTCGCCGGCGGCTACGACAACCCCTACGACAAGGCGGTCGCGGTCCGCGACTACCTCCAGGAGAACAAGACCTACTCGCTGGACGTCCAGCGCCCCTCGGGCGACATCGCGGACCGGTTCCTGTTCGAGATGGAGTCGGGCTACTGCACCTACTACGCGACGACGATGGTCGTCATGCTCCGGTCGCAGGGCGTGCCGGCCCGGTTCGTGACGGGGTACACGCCCGGCGAACAGGTCGGCGAGGACCGGTACGTCGTGCGCGGTCTCGACTCCCACGCGTGGGTCGAGGTGTACTTCGCGGACGTGGGCTGGGTCCGGTTCGACCCGACGCCCGCCAGCGACCGGCAGAACGCCGAGGCGACGCGCCTCGATCAGGCGCGACTCGACGGCGAGGAGGGCGTGGACACCACCGAGACGCAACCGCCGAACGAGACCGCGACGACGCCGGGGTCGCCGGACGCGAACACGACGGGGATCAACGGGACGAACAACACCACGCTCAACCAGGAGCGACTGATCGAGCAACTCGGCGGCGACGGGAACACGACCGCCGCGACGACCGGCCCCCCGGGTGCCGAGAGTGCAGACGACGGCCCCCTCGGTGGACTGCCGGACACCCGGACGCTCGCGCTCGGGTTGATCGCGCTGGTCGGCGCGGTCGCGGGCGCGCGTCGGACGGGCGTCACGACACGGGCCTACCGGAGCGTCTGGCTCCGCTTCCACGGGAAGCGGCGCGATCCGACGACCGACACGGTGCGGGCGTTCGAGCGACTGGAGTACCTGCTCGCCCGGCAGTACCGCCCGCGCAGAGACGGCGAGACGGTGCGGGCGTACCTCGACGCGCTCTCGCGGGTCGGCCTCGACGACCGGGCGAAGCGGGTGGGGTCGATCTACGAACGCGCCCAGTACGCCGGCGAGGTGTCCCGCGAGGACGCCGACGAGGCGATCGACCTCGTGGGGCAACTGGTGACGGAACGCACGCCGATCATCGGTCGACTGCGGTCGTGA
- a CDS encoding CBS domain-containing protein, with the protein MDIADIVIREYVEVDAGKRLGKVRAIFERENPKGIVVTEDGEYAGVIGERQLVQSHIEDNTKASALMKSAPRIDRYEDIREVARVLVEGGVKIAPVYEGEKLYGVITEDAILDAVIENLDALTVEQIYTEDIVTIDDDDRVGRAINRLREHGISRLPVVDDGNLVGVVTTHDIVDFVVRDQDRQGKRDRAGDIDRMLDLPVYDLMSSPVVTATPGETVQTAVERMLAENIAGLIVTPEDDDSEILGVVTKTDVLRALTFTEEEQMDVQITNIGLLDTITREEITNAITEVADKYSRMQVHHAHVRFHEHKEKLRGTPLIQAQIRLRTSHGQLAGSGEGYGAEHAFHVALDKLERNVLELKGVNADEKYQGQLLRKLGEL; encoded by the coding sequence ATGGACATTGCTGATATTGTAATCCGGGAGTACGTCGAGGTAGACGCGGGCAAACGTCTGGGCAAGGTCCGCGCCATCTTCGAGCGGGAGAACCCGAAGGGCATCGTCGTCACCGAAGACGGCGAGTACGCCGGGGTGATCGGCGAGCGCCAACTCGTCCAGAGCCACATCGAAGACAACACGAAGGCCTCGGCACTGATGAAGTCGGCACCGCGCATCGACCGCTACGAGGACATCCGCGAGGTCGCCCGCGTCCTCGTCGAGGGCGGCGTGAAGATCGCCCCCGTCTACGAGGGCGAGAAGCTCTACGGCGTCATCACCGAGGACGCCATCCTCGACGCCGTCATCGAGAACCTCGACGCGCTGACCGTCGAGCAGATCTACACCGAAGACATCGTCACCATCGACGACGACGACCGCGTCGGTCGTGCGATCAACCGCCTGCGCGAACACGGTATCTCCCGGCTCCCGGTCGTCGACGACGGGAACCTCGTCGGCGTCGTGACGACCCACGACATCGTGGACTTCGTCGTCCGCGACCAGGACCGACAGGGCAAGCGCGACCGCGCCGGCGACATCGACCGGATGCTCGACCTGCCGGTGTACGACCTGATGTCGTCGCCGGTCGTCACCGCGACCCCCGGCGAGACGGTCCAGACCGCCGTCGAGCGTATGCTGGCCGAGAACATCGCCGGTCTGATCGTCACGCCCGAGGACGACGACAGCGAGATTCTCGGCGTCGTCACGAAGACCGACGTGCTCCGGGCGCTCACCTTCACCGAGGAGGAGCAGATGGACGTGCAGATCACCAACATCGGCCTGCTCGACACCATCACCCGTGAGGAGATCACGAACGCGATCACCGAGGTCGCGGACAAGTACTCCCGGATGCAGGTCCACCACGCCCACGTCCGGTTCCACGAGCACAAAGAGAAGCTCCGTGGTACGCCGCTGATCCAGGCGCAGATCCGGCTCCGGACCAGCCACGGCCAACTGGCCGGCTCCGGCGAGGGCTACGGCGCGGAACACGCCTTCCACGTCGCGCTCGACAAACTGGAGCGCAACGTCCTCGAACTGAAGGGCGTCAACGCCGACGAGAAGTACCAGGGACAGCTCCTGCGGAAACTCGGCGAACTGTAA
- the radB gene encoding DNA repair and recombination protein RadB → MTDHLTTGCAPVDDLLGGGFERGAVTQVYGEPAAGKTNLALSAAVAVAADGGRAVYVDTEGLSLERFQQLADAVATPEQSVEDITSRIVVSEAYDFEDQEQAVRDTADFADTADLIVLDSATGFYRLQRGEDQQAGDTLRRLGRQVQHLLSLARRHDVAVVLTNQVFADPDSDRVRPLGGNTLEHLTAAVLRLDRFRGGNRRATLEKHRAKAAGESAQFQITDAGLSAVEEF, encoded by the coding sequence GTGACCGACCATCTGACGACGGGCTGTGCGCCGGTCGACGATCTGCTGGGGGGCGGGTTCGAGCGCGGCGCGGTGACGCAGGTGTACGGCGAGCCAGCCGCCGGGAAGACGAACCTCGCGCTGTCCGCGGCGGTCGCGGTCGCGGCCGACGGCGGCCGGGCGGTGTACGTCGACACCGAGGGTCTGTCGCTCGAACGGTTCCAGCAACTCGCCGACGCCGTGGCGACGCCCGAGCAGAGCGTCGAGGACATCACGTCCCGGATCGTCGTCTCGGAGGCCTACGACTTCGAGGACCAGGAACAGGCGGTCCGGGACACCGCCGACTTCGCCGACACCGCCGACCTGATCGTCCTCGACTCCGCGACGGGCTTCTACCGCCTCCAGCGTGGCGAGGACCAGCAGGCCGGCGACACCTTGCGGCGACTCGGGCGACAGGTCCAGCACCTGCTGTCGCTCGCCCGGAGACACGACGTCGCGGTCGTCCTGACGAACCAGGTGTTCGCCGACCCGGACAGCGACCGGGTGCGGCCGCTCGGGGGGAACACGCTCGAGCACCTGACCGCCGCCGTCCTCAGGCTGGATCGCTTCCGGGGCGGGAATCGCCGCGCGACACTCGAGAAACACCGCGCGAAAGCGGCCGGCGAGAGCGCGCAGTTCCAGATCACCGACGCCGGACTGTCGGCGGTCGAAGAGTTCTGA
- the glmM gene encoding phosphoglucosamine mutase, protein MKIFGSSGTRGVVGEQLTPEFVLRVAKAAGTVFGADRVAIARDTRVTGEMFADAASSGLAAVGADVDRLGVTPTPAAVRYCEIESVPAVVITASHNPPEYNGVKLVGDDGVELDVSTLEDIEDRVLADEYDSAAWDETGDVRRIESLNDDYVDELLESVDRETIADADLTVALDPGHGAGALTSPDFFRRLGCRVVTVNAQPDGHFPGRDPEPVSKHLGDLRRLVRAADADVGIAHDGDADRAVFVDEHGEGINGDASLAAMAADALDPGDATVAAVNVSQRLVDVCEDRGATLELTPIGATNIITRIRELQAEGATIPISGEGNGGVFFPPYRLVRDGAYVGAKFLELLADRDATASEVVAPYTDYHNVRINVAYETDAELDAMLSAAADYAHGADADLNTIDGYRLDYGDAWVLVRPSGTEPKVRIYAEAGDPDRARDLAEGVESALLAALA, encoded by the coding sequence ATGAAGATCTTCGGTTCGAGCGGGACACGGGGGGTGGTCGGCGAGCAACTCACCCCGGAGTTCGTCCTCCGGGTGGCGAAGGCGGCCGGGACCGTCTTCGGAGCCGACCGGGTGGCTATCGCCCGCGACACCCGCGTCACCGGCGAGATGTTCGCCGACGCCGCCAGTTCCGGTCTCGCGGCGGTCGGGGCCGACGTGGACCGTCTCGGCGTCACGCCGACACCCGCCGCGGTTCGCTACTGTGAGATCGAGTCGGTCCCGGCGGTCGTCATCACCGCGTCGCACAACCCGCCGGAGTACAACGGCGTGAAACTGGTCGGCGACGACGGCGTCGAACTCGACGTGAGCACGCTCGAAGACATCGAAGACCGCGTGCTGGCCGACGAGTACGACTCGGCCGCGTGGGACGAGACCGGCGACGTGCGCCGGATCGAGTCGCTCAACGACGACTACGTCGACGAACTGCTCGAAAGCGTCGATCGGGAGACGATCGCCGACGCCGACCTGACCGTGGCGCTCGACCCCGGCCACGGCGCGGGCGCGCTGACCAGCCCCGACTTCTTCCGCCGCCTCGGCTGTCGGGTCGTCACGGTCAACGCCCAACCGGACGGCCACTTCCCCGGTCGGGACCCCGAACCCGTCTCGAAACACCTCGGGGACCTCCGGCGACTCGTCCGGGCCGCAGACGCCGACGTGGGTATCGCCCACGACGGAGACGCCGACCGGGCCGTCTTCGTGGACGAACACGGCGAGGGGATCAACGGCGACGCCTCGCTCGCGGCGATGGCCGCCGACGCACTCGATCCGGGCGACGCCACAGTCGCGGCCGTCAACGTCAGCCAGCGCCTCGTCGACGTCTGTGAGGATCGCGGCGCGACACTCGAACTGACGCCCATCGGCGCGACGAACATCATCACCCGTATCCGGGAGCTACAGGCCGAAGGCGCGACCATCCCCATCTCCGGCGAGGGGAACGGCGGGGTGTTCTTCCCGCCGTACCGACTCGTCCGGGACGGCGCGTACGTCGGCGCGAAGTTCCTCGAACTGCTGGCCGACCGCGACGCGACCGCGAGCGAAGTCGTCGCGCCGTACACCGACTACCACAACGTCCGGATCAACGTCGCCTACGAGACCGACGCGGAACTGGACGCGATGCTGTCGGCGGCCGCCGACTACGCGCACGGCGCGGACGCCGACCTGAACACCATCGACGGCTACCGCCTCGACTACGGGGACGCGTGGGTGCTCGTGCGCCCCTCCGGCACCGAACCGAAGGTGCGCATCTACGCCGAGGCGGGCGACCCCGACCGCGCCCGCGACCTCGCCGAAGGTGTCGAGTCGGCACTGCTGGCCGCACTGGCCTGA